One Bacteroidota bacterium genomic window carries:
- the bamA gene encoding outer membrane protein assembly factor BamA translates to MFLKFNSLFIFLIFSLNISAQQLIGSSVDEFNPALSRSYELGGVTVKGTQFLDNTVLVNLSGLVIGDNIEVPGEPITKAIRNLWEQNLFSDISISVDRIQNGTIFLQIDVTELPRLSRFSFSGLKKSDADDIREKIKLIKGKIVNENLIVTTRNKVMEHFVDKGFLNTSVVVEQKLDTTQANSVILYITVHKGKKVKIHDIQFEGNASIVSRKLRKAMKDTKRKKWYTFYNTSKYIAETYEKDKQHVIDKYNSKGFRDAKIVQDTVYKYSKNRLNIKLTIDEGKKYYFRNITWIGNSKHTTKELSSILGIKRGDVFDQSLLDQKLQMNQEGRDVSSLYMDDGYLFFQVTPVEILVENDSIDFEMRIYEGKQAIINKVTVIGNTKTNDRVIMREIRTKPGQLFSRADIIRSQRELAQLSYFDAEKLGVNPKPNPTDGTVDIEYIVEEKPSDQIELSGGWGNKTVVGTLGVSFNNFSTRNFLKKNTWRPLPAGDGQTLSIRAQSNGLQYQSYNLTFVEPWLGGKKPNSFSVSAYYSVLSNALKRSNPERRSLNIYNLSVGLGKRLQVPDDYFTFYNELNYQYYVLNNYNIGVFSVSNGFFNNFSYRANLSRNSIDAPIYPRKGSQISLSVQLTPPYSLLRKKDKDGNEIDYATADEQERYRFIEYHKWKFTASWFTPIDKDQKLVLNAKAGFGFLGMYNTSIGISPFERFYLGGSGLSGFSQFDGREIIALRGYEDGAVSPTNGASAIAKYTMELRYPVSLNPSATIYGLVFAEAGNSWGSIKKFNPFEVKRQAGCGVRIFLPMFGLLGLDYGWGFDNIPGREDTGNGKGRFNFTIGANLGDL, encoded by the coding sequence ATGTTTTTAAAATTTAACAGCCTTTTCATCTTCCTTATATTTTCTTTGAATATATCTGCCCAACAACTAATTGGTAGTTCTGTTGATGAATTTAATCCTGCACTTTCACGTTCTTATGAACTTGGAGGCGTAACAGTTAAAGGAACTCAGTTTTTAGATAATACCGTTTTGGTTAACCTCTCAGGCTTAGTTATTGGCGATAATATTGAAGTCCCGGGTGAGCCTATTACTAAGGCTATTCGTAATTTATGGGAACAAAATTTATTTTCTGATATTTCAATTTCTGTAGACAGAATTCAAAATGGAACCATTTTTTTACAAATTGATGTAACTGAACTTCCCCGCCTATCGCGATTTTCATTTAGTGGTTTAAAAAAATCAGATGCAGATGATATCCGCGAAAAAATAAAATTAATAAAAGGAAAAATTGTAAACGAAAATTTAATCGTCACTACCCGAAACAAAGTAATGGAACACTTTGTTGACAAAGGATTTTTAAACACAAGCGTTGTTGTTGAACAAAAACTCGATACTACTCAAGCCAACAGTGTAATTTTATATATTACTGTTCATAAGGGAAAAAAAGTAAAGATTCACGACATACAATTTGAAGGAAATGCTTCCATCGTTTCTCGAAAACTAAGAAAAGCAATGAAGGATACTAAACGCAAGAAATGGTATACCTTTTACAATACCTCAAAATACATTGCTGAAACATATGAAAAAGACAAGCAGCATGTAATTGACAAATACAATAGCAAAGGATTCAGGGATGCAAAAATTGTACAAGATACGGTGTATAAGTATTCGAAAAACCGTTTAAACATCAAGCTCACCATTGATGAAGGCAAAAAATATTACTTCCGAAATATAACTTGGATTGGAAATTCCAAACATACTACCAAAGAACTTAGCTCAATATTGGGCATAAAGCGAGGCGATGTTTTTGACCAAAGTTTATTGGATCAAAAACTTCAAATGAACCAAGAAGGAAGAGACGTATCTTCTTTATATATGGATGATGGTTATTTATTCTTTCAAGTTACCCCGGTTGAAATTTTAGTAGAAAATGACTCAATCGATTTTGAAATGCGTATTTATGAAGGGAAGCAAGCAATTATTAATAAAGTTACCGTTATTGGAAATACTAAAACAAACGATCGCGTAATTATGCGCGAAATACGAACCAAACCCGGACAATTATTTAGTCGTGCCGATATTATTCGTTCACAACGCGAATTGGCGCAATTGAGCTACTTTGATGCAGAAAAATTAGGAGTGAATCCTAAACCTAATCCAACAGATGGTACGGTTGATATTGAGTACATCGTTGAGGAAAAACCCAGCGATCAAATTGAGTTGTCAGGAGGTTGGGGAAATAAAACTGTGGTTGGAACGCTTGGTGTTTCTTTTAACAATTTTTCGACCCGTAATTTTTTAAAGAAGAATACCTGGAGACCTTTGCCTGCCGGAGATGGACAAACACTGAGTATTCGGGCACAATCAAATGGATTGCAGTACCAAAGTTACAACCTAACTTTTGTTGAGCCTTGGCTGGGTGGGAAAAAACCAAATTCATTTAGCGTTTCGGCATATTATTCAGTGTTGTCAAATGCACTTAAACGAAGTAACCCTGAACGACGTTCTTTAAATATTTATAACTTAAGCGTAGGTCTAGGAAAACGTTTGCAGGTGCCCGATGATTACTTTACATTTTACAACGAACTCAATTATCAATACTACGTTTTAAACAATTACAATATTGGTGTATTCTCTGTATCAAATGGTTTTTTTAACAACTTTAGTTACCGAGCAAATTTATCGAGAAACTCAATAGATGCGCCTATTTATCCGCGCAAGGGCTCACAAATATCGCTTTCTGTTCAACTTACTCCTCCTTACTCATTACTTCGTAAAAAGGATAAGGATGGAAACGAAATTGATTATGCAACTGCCGATGAACAAGAGCGTTATCGCTTTATTGAATACCACAAATGGAAATTTACAGCTAGTTGGTTTACCCCTATTGATAAAGATCAAAAACTAGTTTTAAATGCCAAAGCAGGATTTGGCTTCTTAGGAATGTACAATACAAGTATTGGAATTTCTCCTTTTGAACGATTTTATCTTGGAGGTAGTGGATTAAGCGGGTTTTCACAATTTGATGGACGTGAAATTATTGCGCTACGTGGATACGAAGACGGAGCTGTTTCACCAACTAATGGTGCAAGTGCTATTGCTAAATATACAATGGAGTTGCGCTATCCAGTATCGTTGAATCCTAGCGCTACAATTTATGGTTTGGTTTTTGCCGAGGCAGGGAACTCTTGGGGAAGTATCAAAAAGTTTAATCCATTTGAGGTGAAAAGACAGGCCGGCTGCGGTGTTCGAATTTTCCTACCAATGTTTGGATTACTTGGGTTAGATTATGGATGGGGCTTTGACAATATTCCCGGTCGTGAAGACACCGGAAATGGAAAAGGCCGTTTTAATTTTACCATCGGTGCAAATCTGGGAGATTTATAA
- a CDS encoding bifunctional 3-deoxy-7-phosphoheptulonate synthase/chorismate mutase type II: MKAISLHLETNWLPVNRKPLLVCGPCSAESEAQLLETAKGISHYFPNAIFRAGIWKPRTRPNSFEGVGAVGLSWLKRVRAETGLPIATEVANANHVEECLAAGMDMLWIGARTTVNPFYVQEIADSLRGVNIPVFVKNPIHPDLQLWMGALERLNRTGITKLVAVHRGFHTYDTTPFRNAPKWDLVIELKSVFPDLPIICDASHICGSTELIPYISQKAMDLDLDGLMLETHCNPSVALSDAQQQITPLHLNEIITALQIRDSHSENEEFKSKLMLLRDKINCTDEELLQLLAQRMKMVEEIAAFKRDNKVTILQVNRWKEILKSQMNSGLALGLSEEFIKQLYLLIHDESIRIQAEIMNVEAEIGKSKSEILK, encoded by the coding sequence ATGAAAGCAATTTCACTACACTTAGAAACAAATTGGCTTCCTGTTAACAGAAAGCCTTTATTGGTATGCGGCCCCTGCAGTGCCGAATCGGAAGCTCAATTACTAGAAACCGCTAAAGGAATTTCGCACTATTTTCCGAATGCTATTTTTAGGGCAGGTATTTGGAAACCACGTACACGACCGAATTCATTTGAAGGCGTTGGAGCAGTAGGGTTAAGCTGGCTAAAGCGAGTTAGAGCTGAAACCGGTTTGCCTATTGCTACCGAAGTAGCAAATGCCAATCATGTTGAAGAGTGCTTAGCCGCTGGAATGGATATGTTATGGATAGGTGCCCGAACAACAGTTAATCCATTTTATGTTCAAGAAATAGCTGATTCATTGCGCGGAGTAAATATTCCGGTTTTTGTAAAAAATCCAATTCATCCCGATTTGCAATTATGGATGGGCGCCCTTGAACGGTTAAATCGAACAGGCATTACGAAGTTGGTTGCAGTGCACAGGGGATTTCATACTTACGATACAACCCCTTTCCGAAATGCACCAAAGTGGGATTTAGTAATTGAATTAAAGTCGGTTTTTCCCGACCTTCCAATAATTTGTGATGCCAGCCATATTTGCGGGAGTACCGAATTAATTCCATACATCTCACAAAAAGCAATGGATCTTGATTTGGACGGGTTAATGCTCGAAACACATTGTAATCCTAGTGTTGCATTAAGCGATGCACAACAACAAATTACTCCTTTACACCTGAATGAAATTATTACTGCACTTCAGATTCGTGATTCCCATTCAGAGAATGAAGAATTTAAGAGCAAGTTGATGCTATTGCGTGATAAAATTAATTGTACCGATGAGGAATTGTTGCAATTATTGGCGCAACGAATGAAAATGGTTGAAGAAATAGCTGCGTTTAAACGCGATAATAAGGTTACTATTTTACAAGTAAACCGTTGGAAAGAAATATTAAAAAGTCAAATGAATTCGGGATTAGCACTTGGGTTAAGCGAAGAATTTATCAAACAATTATATTTGTTAATACACGACGAAAGTATCCGAATACAGGCTGAAATAATGAATGTTGAAGCAGAAATCGGTAAATCAAAAAGCGAAATATTAAAGTAG
- a CDS encoding OmpH family outer membrane protein — protein MKKVIFVIGLLISTTQLSFGQKYAYIDSDYILANTPEYKSAQTQIDNISIQWQKEVEAKYSEIDKLYKAFQAEEVLLTEEMKKKRESEIIAKEKEAKDLQKQHFGVDGDLFKKRQELVKPLQDKIYNAVKTIAEKGSYAVIFDKSSDLSMLYANPKYDKSDEVLDAMGLKKGYKAADAAKKPVKTPTPKPSTPGSTTPEKK, from the coding sequence ATGAAAAAAGTAATTTTTGTAATCGGACTATTAATTAGCACCACACAGTTATCATTCGGTCAAAAATATGCCTACATCGATAGCGATTATATTTTGGCCAATACACCAGAGTATAAATCCGCGCAAACTCAAATCGACAATATTTCGATTCAGTGGCAAAAAGAGGTTGAGGCTAAGTATTCTGAAATTGATAAACTTTATAAAGCTTTTCAGGCTGAAGAAGTTTTGCTTACTGAGGAAATGAAGAAAAAAAGAGAAAGTGAAATTATCGCCAAAGAAAAAGAAGCAAAAGATTTACAAAAACAACATTTTGGCGTTGATGGCGATTTATTTAAGAAACGTCAAGAACTAGTAAAACCTTTACAAGATAAAATATACAATGCAGTTAAAACAATCGCCGAAAAAGGATCCTACGCGGTTATCTTTGACAAGTCAAGTGATTTAAGTATGTTGTATGCAAATCCAAAATACGATAAAAGTGATGAGGTATTAGATGCAATGGGCCTTAAAAAAGGATACAAAGCTGCCGATGCCGCTAAAAAACCGGTTAAAACCCCTACTCCCAAACCATCAACTCCCGGTAGTACAACACCTGAAAAAAAGTAA
- a CDS encoding gamma carbonic anhydrase family protein, with product MALIKPVKGILPKFGINCYLAENATIVGDVIAGNNCSFWFNAVVRGDVNSIRIGNQVNIQDGAVIHCTYQKTKTQIGNNVSIGHNAIVHGCTIHDNVLIGMGAIVMDNCIVHSNTIIAAGAVILENTVVESGSIYAGVPAKKIKNISEQLIAGEINRIANNYSMYASWFQE from the coding sequence ATGGCATTAATTAAACCGGTAAAAGGTATTCTTCCAAAGTTTGGGATCAATTGTTATTTAGCCGAAAATGCTACTATTGTTGGTGATGTAATTGCTGGTAACAATTGCAGCTTTTGGTTTAATGCTGTAGTGAGGGGTGATGTAAATAGTATCCGCATTGGCAATCAGGTGAATATTCAAGATGGGGCGGTGATTCATTGTACCTATCAAAAAACAAAAACACAAATAGGTAATAATGTTTCTATTGGTCACAATGCGATTGTGCATGGTTGCACTATACACGACAATGTGTTAATTGGAATGGGTGCTATAGTTATGGATAATTGTATTGTTCACTCTAATACAATTATTGCGGCAGGTGCTGTTATACTTGAAAATACAGTAGTAGAATCGGGTAGTATCTATGCCGGTGTACCTGCGAAAAAAATCAAAAATATTTCGGAACAACTTATAGCAGGTGAAATTAATCGTATTGCTAATAATTACAGCATGTACGCTTCCTGGTTTCAGGAATAA
- a CDS encoding OmpH family outer membrane protein, whose protein sequence is MKKLVKLAAVFILILSSIGTVNAQKVAHINLNDLLLLLPERKKAENDIQEYAKQLDGQLKTMSNEYDAKISDYQAKEALMTEPIKADKQKEIGDLEERIKAFQQTAQESLQKKQNDLLEPMINTAKKAIEDVCKENGFKSCIDSSAGVLLYSDSSDDIMALVKKKLNLTDAPATEKKEETKTPDKKTGK, encoded by the coding sequence ATGAAGAAACTAGTAAAATTAGCCGCAGTATTTATTCTTATTCTATCCTCAATCGGTACAGTAAATGCTCAAAAAGTTGCACACATAAATTTAAACGATTTGTTGTTGTTACTACCTGAACGTAAAAAAGCTGAAAATGATATTCAAGAATATGCTAAACAACTGGATGGCCAATTAAAAACCATGAGCAATGAATACGATGCAAAAATTTCTGACTATCAAGCTAAGGAAGCTTTAATGACTGAGCCTATAAAAGCTGATAAACAAAAAGAAATTGGCGATTTAGAAGAGCGCATCAAAGCATTTCAACAAACGGCACAGGAAAGCTTACAGAAAAAACAAAACGACCTGCTTGAGCCTATGATCAATACAGCTAAAAAAGCAATTGAAGATGTTTGTAAAGAGAATGGTTTTAAAAGCTGCATCGACAGTAGTGCCGGAGTTTTATTATACAGCGATTCTTCCGACGATATTATGGCTTTAGTTAAAAAGAAATTAAACCTGACCGACGCTCCTGCAACAGAGAAAAAAGAGGAAACAAAAACACCTGATAAAAAAACAGGTAAGTAA
- the murI gene encoding glutamate racemase — MQKSPIGIFDSGYGGLTVLKEIVAQLPQYDYLYLGDNARAPYGTRSFETVYAYTLECVKKLFDLNCQLVILACNTASAKALRTIQQKDLPHLGPSKRVLGVIRPTSEIVGKSSKTGHVGVLGTNGTVTSNSYPIEIAKFFPGMVVTQEACPMWVPLVENREFESEGANYFIQKNISSLLAKDALIDTIILGCTHYPLLLNKIKAYLPAHITLLSQGELVAKSLSDYLLRHSEMESSCSKGKEIEFYTTDSSENFDESASIFFGKEVKSKHLQL; from the coding sequence TTGCAAAAAAGTCCAATAGGTATTTTTGATTCAGGTTATGGCGGGCTAACTGTTTTAAAAGAAATAGTAGCACAGTTGCCACAATATGATTATTTGTATTTGGGCGATAATGCACGCGCACCCTATGGAACACGCTCGTTTGAAACAGTATATGCATATACCCTGGAATGCGTCAAAAAATTATTTGACCTTAACTGTCAATTGGTAATACTTGCATGCAATACAGCTTCTGCAAAAGCCTTACGTACAATTCAACAAAAAGATTTACCTCATTTAGGTCCTTCTAAGCGTGTTCTAGGGGTAATACGGCCGACAAGTGAAATTGTGGGTAAATCAAGCAAAACAGGTCACGTAGGGGTATTAGGAACCAACGGTACTGTTACTTCAAACTCCTACCCCATTGAAATCGCGAAGTTCTTCCCAGGCATGGTAGTTACACAGGAAGCTTGTCCCATGTGGGTTCCCTTGGTTGAAAACAGAGAATTTGAATCGGAAGGAGCAAATTATTTCATTCAAAAAAACATATCGAGTTTATTGGCTAAAGATGCGTTAATTGATACCATCATACTTGGATGCACCCATTATCCTTTGCTACTAAACAAAATTAAAGCTTACTTACCGGCGCACATCACACTGCTTTCTCAAGGTGAACTAGTTGCCAAGAGTTTAAGCGATTACTTACTTCGTCATTCGGAAATGGAAAGCAGCTGCAGTAAAGGAAAAGAAATTGAATTTTACACCACCGATTCGAGTGAAAATTTTGACGAATCAGCCAGCATCTTTTTTGGCAAAGAAGTTAAATCAAAACACCTACAGTTATAG
- a CDS encoding acyl-CoA desaturase, with protein MAKVTFNNKYSPFFDALKSKVDNYFTSNNIKPVGNSKLFTKAAILISTAVIIYSVLVFFTPPVWISVLLCCLMGFNLAAIGFNVMHDGAHGSFSNHKWVNEIMAYSLNLMGGSSYLWKIKHNVIHHTYTNIEGMDDDIDIKPWMRVNVDQPKWKIHRFQHIYGLFLYGLSYFMWVYYLDFKKYFTRKIAENKMRKMETKEHIIFWLSKIVYTGLFLVLPIYKVGFLDTLIGYSIIVLVTGIVISVVFQLAHVVEDLSFPVPNPQNNKIENEWAVHQIETTANFATKSKLVSWYVGGLNFQVEHHLFPKISHVHYPQINKFVRETCEQFNLNYLEFPTMFGAFKSHLSHLKHIGVAA; from the coding sequence ATGGCAAAAGTTACCTTTAATAATAAATACAGTCCCTTTTTTGACGCTTTGAAATCCAAGGTTGATAATTATTTTACCAGCAACAATATTAAACCAGTAGGCAATTCAAAGTTATTTACCAAAGCTGCCATACTTATATCAACCGCAGTAATTATATACTCTGTTCTCGTATTTTTTACCCCTCCAGTATGGATATCAGTATTACTATGCTGTTTGATGGGATTTAATTTGGCTGCCATTGGCTTTAACGTGATGCACGATGGTGCCCATGGAAGTTTTAGTAATCACAAATGGGTAAATGAGATAATGGCTTATTCGCTCAATTTGATGGGAGGAAGCTCGTATTTATGGAAAATAAAACACAATGTAATTCATCATACATATACGAATATTGAAGGTATGGACGATGATATCGACATTAAACCTTGGATGCGTGTAAATGTTGACCAACCTAAGTGGAAGATACATCGCTTTCAACACATTTATGGTTTATTTCTGTATGGATTATCTTATTTTATGTGGGTGTATTATTTAGATTTCAAAAAATATTTTACTCGTAAAATTGCTGAAAATAAAATGCGTAAAATGGAAACCAAGGAACACATTATTTTTTGGTTGAGTAAAATCGTTTACACCGGACTGTTTCTGGTTTTACCAATTTATAAAGTTGGATTTTTAGATACACTTATTGGTTATAGTATCATCGTTTTAGTAACAGGAATTGTTATTTCTGTTGTTTTTCAATTGGCTCATGTGGTTGAAGACTTATCCTTCCCTGTACCCAACCCACAAAACAATAAAATTGAAAACGAATGGGCTGTTCATCAAATTGAAACCACTGCTAATTTTGCTACAAAAAGTAAATTGGTGAGTTGGTATGTTGGAGGACTAAATTTTCAAGTTGAACATCATTTATTTCCAAAAATAAGCCACGTTCATTATCCGCAAATAAACAAGTTTGTTCGCGAAACCTGTGAGCAATTTAATTTAAACTACCTCGAATTTCCTACCATGTTTGGTGCATTTAAATCGCACCTTTCGCATTTAAAGCATATTGGTGTAGCTGCCTAA